A single region of the Lycium barbarum isolate Lr01 chromosome 2, ASM1917538v2, whole genome shotgun sequence genome encodes:
- the LOC132627646 gene encoding GATA transcription factor 19-like, whose amino-acid sequence MMGANPGPLQARRPYEDHAPLMEEEDDEETMGDDVSMTEVLNGGVVEVCRSSELTLAFEGEVYVFPAVTPDKVQAVLLLLGGCDIPTAVPTVELPFDNKVEDLPKQANHSRRFASLVRFREKRKERCFDKKIRYSVRKEVAQRMHRKNGQFASLKSTSGSSSCDSTKSSLEGDGTQHSETVPGKCHHCGVSENCTPAMRRGPDGPRTLCNACGLKWANKGTLRDLSKGGRKISVEPTELGTPDNPVKAFAEGSLDHCAEGEKNLFSSGSNLANEIPVGIISSSSNLVEQETLDFGNDSKTELVIPANFD is encoded by the exons ATGATGGGGGCGAATCCAGGGCCACTGCAGGCGCGTCGTCCGTACGAGGATCACGCGCCGCTGATGGAGGAGGAGGATGATGAAGAGACTATGGGTGATGACGTAAGCATGACGGAGGTTTTGAATGGAGGAGTAGTGGAAGTATGTAGAAGTAGTGAGCTTACTCTTGCTTTTGAAGGAGAAGTTTATGTTTTTCCTGCAGTCACTCCAGATAAG GTGCAAGCAGTGCTCTTACTATTGGGGGGATGTGACATTCCTACTGCTGTTCCCACTGTTGAACTTCCATTCGACAACAAG GTTGAAGATTTGCCAAAGCAAGCTAATCATTCGAGAAGATTTGCCTCCTTGGTTAGGTTCCGAGAGAAGCGAAAGGAGAGATGTTTTGACAAGAAAATTAGATATAGTGTCAGGAAAGAGGTTGCTCAAAG GATGCATAGGAAGAATGGTCAGTTTGCATCTTTGAAATCAACTTCTGGATCTTCTAGCTGCGACTCAACCAAGAGTAGCCTTGAAGGAGACGGCACACAACATTCTGAAACTGT TCCTGGAAAGTGTCACCATTGTGGCGTGAGTGAAAATTGTACGCCAGCGATGCGTCGTGGGCCAGATGGACCAAGGACACTCTGCAATGCATGTGGACTAAAGTGGGCAAACAAG GGAACGTTGAGAGATCTAAGCAAGGGAGGGAGGAAAATTTCTGTTGAACCGACTGAACTT GGAACTCCTGACAATCCCGTGAAGGCATTTGCTGAAGGATCTCTTGACCATTGTGCTGAAGGGGAAAAG AATCTATTCAGCTCCGGAAGCAATCTTGCAAATGAGATACCTGTGGGTATCATTAGTTCTTCTAGTAATCTTGTTGAGCAG